One segment of Mus musculus strain C57BL/6J chromosome X genomic patch of type FIX, GRCm38.p6 PATCHES MG3686_PATCH DNA contains the following:
- the Cylc1 gene encoding cylicin-1, with the protein MSLSKLDSEKLTIEDVQTSSSSCRREINTTTYDDYILSIQTSEKQNQEHFVLTFPKTPMPDKKKRSGPSELEVAVPIQVKRKIEKDQKPTHVWINQFLRDIFLKSSFSRPFITQAPFKYLYNPQNHYTMAESRKSKNDERRKTLKIKFRGKISSCVVNLEPMRTITNGEPEILGNTEKNPSKSSHKIKLPKTSNSTSETNLEYNNSKKTLEMSLRNGNKNSMNFVLKGNAATCCKDNPNTDSKKSVEEFSDDISECINSSNMDLMLRLNEFRAEFTDLDVWSTNCSQNNAKKPLKTGGKKERDSDIDSGGSKDAKKEGKKKGKRESRKKRNTESSDAESGDSKDGKKKSKHDKKNEIKKKKDTDSTGSGSGASMVSKKGKTEKKSTGKKSTGSTGSESVDSKSTNKVKKQVKKGVMKKAVSTDSESDASSKKSKKDEKKENKGRKKKPIKDTESTDADSESEGDSTGKKNEKKDKKITKKGEKKDAKKNTASSESESDLGVNKKKTKIKEIVSFSDSTSDSYSKAGRRKNVRRSDSESEDSSGFRVLKSTDDSEASSTDSKTGMPGMRRGFRSLSKKTTFNERGKRSVTGRIPSSRERLPFPPCEPFRASPKPVHVCKCKESPSPKARYAPLPGVEWIHKLL; encoded by the exons GGACAGTGAAAAATTGACTATTGAAGATGTTCAAACTTCAAGTTCTTCCTGTCG ACGAGAAATAAATACCACAACATATGATGATTACATTCTGA GCATTCAAACTAGCGAAAAACAGAATCAAGAACATTTTGTTTTGACATTTCCCAAAACACCTATGCCAGATAAAAAGAAGAGATCAGGACCTTCAGAATTAGAAGTTGCAGTTCCT ATACAAGTGAAAAGGAAAATTGAGAAAGATCAGAAACCAACTCACGTATGGATAAACCAGTTTTtaagagacattttcttaaagtCATCCTTTTCTCGGCCGTTTATTACACAAGCTCCATTCAAATATCTTTATAATCCTCAAAACCATTATACAATGGCAGAAAGTAGAAAGTCCAAAAatgatgaaagaagaaaaactttGAAGATAAAGTTCAGGGGAAAAATAAGCTCATGTGTAGTAAATCTGGAGCCCATGAGAACAATAACCAATGGGGAACCTGAAATACTAGGcaatacagaaaaaaatccatcaaaatcatcacataaaattaaattgccTAAGACGTCAAATTCTACATCAGAAACAAATCTAGAATACAACAATTCAAAGAAAACCTTGGAAATGAGTTTGAGAAATGGCAACAAAAATTCAATGAACTTTGTTCTGAAGGGGAATGCAGCCACATGTTGCAAGGACAATCCCAATACAGACTCTAAGAAGAGTGTTGAAGAATTTTCTGATGACATATCAGAGTGTATAAACAGCTCAAATATGGATTTAATGTTGCGTCTAAATGAGTTCAGAGCTGAATTCACAGATTTGGATGTATGGTCAACAAATTGCTCACAGAACAATGCAAAGAAGCCTTTAAAGacgggaggaaagaaggaaagggactCAGATATTGATTCTGGAGGCTCAAAAGAtgcaaagaaagagggaaagaaaaaaggcaaGAGAGAATCCAGGAAAAAGAGGAATACAGAATCGAGTGATGCTGAATCTGGTGACTCCaaggatggaaagaaaaaatcaaaacacgataaaaaaaatgaaattaagaaaaagaaggatACAGACTCTACTGGTAGTGGATCTGGGGCGTCCATGGTTTCAAAGAAAGGTAAGACGGAAAAGAAGAGTACAGGAAAAAAGAGTACAGGATCTACTGgtagtgaatctgtagattcaaAGAGTACAAATAAAGTAAAGAAACAAGTAAaaaaaggtgtcatgaagaaAGCAGTCTCTACTGATTCTGAATCAGATGCATCATCAAAGAAGAgcaagaaagatgaaaagaaggaaaataaagggagaaagaagaagcctATTAAGGATACAGAGTCTACTGATGCTGATTCTGAATCTGAAGGTGACTCAACaggtaaaaagaatgaaaagaaggataagaaaattacaaagaaaggagaaaagaaggatgcAAAGAAGAATACAGCATCCTCTGAAAGTGAGTCTGATTTGGgagtaaacaaaaagaaaactaaaataaaggAAATAGTGAGTTTCAGTGATTCAACATCTGATTCATATTCTAAGGCAGGCAGAAGAAAAAATGTAAGGCGCTCAGATTCCGAATCTGAAGATTCGTCAGGGTTCAGAGTTTTAAAGTCAACTGATGATTCAGAGGCCTCATCCACAGACTCCAAGACGGGAATGCCAGGAATGAGAAGAGGATTCAGATCATTATCCAAAAAGACTACTTTCAATGAAAGGGGGAAAAGAAGTGTGACCGGTAGAATCCCTTCATCAAGAGAAAGACTACCTTTCCCTCCTTGTGAGCCTTTTAGAGCATCACCTAAGCCTGTGCATGTCTGTAAGTGCAAGGAATCTCCATCTCCAAAAGCAAGATATGCTCCTTTG CCTGGAGTGGAGTGGATTCATAAACTGCTCTAA